The following is a genomic window from Cupriavidus taiwanensis.
CCGGCGTGAAGGCAAAGTTGTACGGCGGCGGCGGCGACGAGGTCGACCATTCCAGCGTGCGCCCGTCCCACGGATCGCCGGTGACATCGCGCAGCGACTCGCGGCGCAGGTAGCTCACCACCAGCTGCACCAGGAAGCAGCCGATGCCCAGCGCGATCAGCAGCGCGCCCACGCCCGCCAGCTGGAACCAGATCTGCAGCGAGTGGTCCTCGAAATGGCTGACGCGCCGGGTCACGCCCATCAGCCCGAGCACGTAGAGCGGCATGAACGCCACGTAGAAGCCGACCAGCCAGAACCAGAACGAGCACTTGCCCCAGAACGGGTCCAGTTGGTAGCCGAAGGCCTTGGGGAACCAGTAGGTGATGCCGGCCATCAGCCCGAACAGCACGCCGCCGATGATCACGTTATGGAAATGCGCGACCAGGAACAGGCTGTTGTGCAGCGAGAAATCCGCCGGCGGCACCGCCAGCAGCACGCCGGTCATGCCGCCGATCACGAACGTGACCATGAACCCCACGGTCCACAGCATCGGCACCTCGAAGCGGATGCGCCCGTGGTACATGGTGAAGAGCCAGTTGAACAGCTTGGCCCCGGTCGGGATCGAGATGATCATGGTGGTGATGCCGAAGAACGAGTTCACGCTGGCGCCCGACCCCATCGTGAAGAAGTGATGCAGCCACACCAGGTACGACAGCACCGTGATCACCACCGTGGCATACACCATCGAGGCATAGCCGAACAGGCGCTTGCGGCAGAACGTGGCCACCACCTCGGAGAACACGCCGAACACCGGCAGGATCAGGATATAGACCTCGGGGTGGCCCCAGATCCAGATCAGGTTCACGTACATCATGGCGCTGCCGCCAAGGTCGCTGGTGAAGAAGTTCATGCCCAGGTAGCGGTCGACCGCCAGCATCGCCAGCGCCGCGGTCAGCACCGGGAACGCGGCGATGATCAGCACGTTGGTGCACAGCGCGGTCCAGGTGAAGATCGGCATGCGCATCAGCGTCATGCCGGGCGCGCGCATCTTGACGATGGTCACCAGCAGGTTGATGCCGGACAGCAGCGTGCCCACCCCCGCCACCTGCAACGACCACAGGTAATAGTCCACGCCCACGTCCGGGCTTTGCAGGATGCCGGACAGCGGCGGATACGCCAGCCAGCCGGTGCGCGCGAACTCGCCGACGAACAGCGACATCATCACCAGCACGGCGCCGCCCACCGTCATCCAGAAGCTGAAGTTGTTCAGGAACGGGAAGGCCACGTCGCGCGCGCCGATCTGCAGCGGCACGACAAAGTTCATCAGCCCGGTCACCAGCGGCATGGCGACGAAGAAGATCATGATCACGCCGTGCGCGGTGAAGATCTGGTCATAGTGGTGCGGCGGCAGGTAGCCCAGGTTGTCGCCAAAGGCAATGGCCTGCTGGATGCGCATCATGACGGCATCGGCAAAGCCGCGCAGCAGCATCACGATGCCGAGGATCATGTACATGATGCCGATGCGCTTGTGGTCGATGCTGGTGAACCACTCGCGCCACAGGTAGCCCCACTTGCCGTAGTACGTGACGCCGCCGGCCAGCGCCAGCCCGCCCAGCGCCACCACCGCGAAGGTGGCGATCAGGATGGGTTCATGCAGCGGGATGGCCTCCCAGCTGAGGCGGCCGAAGAGTTGCGTGGCGAGTTCGGATCGCTCCGACATGTGGATCTCCAGGACAACAACGGCGTTCCAGGTTACGGTCTGTCGCGCACGGTCTTGCGCAGACCCTTGCGCGCGCGGCCGCTACCGCAGCAGCTTGCCGGCACCGGCCGCGCCGGCTTCGAACAGCGGCTCGCCCAGCGTGTTGCTGGCGGTGCAGACGGCGGCGCCCAGGCCCGTGGCGCGTTGCGCATCGCGGGCCATCAGGTCTTTCTGGCAGACCTGTCCGGCCTGCACGCAACGGTTCACGATGGCATCGAACAGGTTGGCGTCGACGCTGCCATAGCGCCGCACCGGCTCGCGTTCGCTGGGCTGCGCCAGCTGCGTGTAGACGGCCCGGCTCAACGGCGCGCCGCCGGCCCGCACGGTCTGCACCCAGCGGCCGAATTCGTCTTCGCTCAGGCCATGGAAGCGAAAGCGCATGTGCGAAAAGCCCGCGCCGCTGTAGTTGGCGGAGAAGCCTTCATAGACGCCGGGCCGGTTGATCACCGCATGCAGCCGGGTTTCCATGCCGGGCATGGCGTAGACCTGGCCGGCCAGCGCGGGGATGAAGAAGGAATTCATCACGGTGGAGGCCGTGATCTTGAAGCGGATGGGCCGGTCGACCGGCGCGGCCAGTTCGTTGACGGTGGCGATGCCCTGCTCCGGGTAGACGAACAGCCACTTCCAGTCCAGCGCGACCACTTCGACGGTCAGCGGCTGCGTGCCGGGCGGCAGCGGGCGGCTCTCGTCGAGGCGGGTCAGCGGCTGGTACGGGTCGAGCTTGTGGGTGCTGACCCAGGTGATGGCCCCCAGCGCGATGATGATCAGCAGCGGCGCCGACCAGATCAGCAGCTCCAGCACCGTGGAGTGGTCCCAGTCGGGGTTGTAGTGCGCATCGGCATTGGCGGCGCGGTAGCGCCACGCGAACACCAGCGTCAGCACGATCACCGGCACGATGATCAGCAGCATCAGGCCGGTGGAAATGATGATCAGGTCACGTTGCCTGACCGCGAGATCGCCGGCCGGCGACAGCAGCACGGCGCTGCAGCCGCCCAGCAACAGCAGGACTGGCAGCAACAACCAGCGGATCGGGCGGTGCATGGACATTGTCTGACCGGAAGATCGCATAGCTTTCGGGCCCGCGTCATTCATTTGTACGCCGCGGCGCAAGTGACTTAGACTGGTCTGAGCAACTATGGCAGTGTAGGCGCTCAAGTGCCATTCTTCATGGTGCAATTTGCAGCGCCCTCGCTCACAGACAGGGGAGGTATGCCGATGACCACCGCGACCCACCAGCACCGGGCGTCTCCTACAGCACCTCCCGCGCCCGGCGCCGCGCATGTCGCGCCCGCGGAAATCGCCACCGGCGTGGTGATCGGCCGCGCCTCGGAGTACTTCGATTTCTTCGTCTACGGCATTGCCTCGGTGCTGGTGTTCCCGGCAGTCTATTTCCCGTTCGCCGACCGGCTCGACGGGCTGCTCTACGCCTTCGCCATCTTCGCGCTGGCCTTTATCGGCCGGCCCTTCGGCACGACGCTGTTCATGCGCATCCAGCGCCGCTGGGGCCGGGGCGTCAAGCTGACCGCGTCGCTGTTCCTGCTGGGCACCGCCACCGTCGGCATCGCCTTCCTGCCCGGCTATGCCTCGCTCGGCCACACCGCGATCATCCTGCTGGCGGTGTTCCGCACGCTGCAGGGCGTGGCCTTCGGCGGCTCATGGGACGGGCTGCCCTCGCTGCTGGCGCTGAACGCGCCCGCGCAACGGCGCGGCTGGTACGCGATGCTGGGGCAGCTGGGCGCGCCCACCGGCTTTATCGTGGCCGGCTCGCTGTTCCTGTTCCTCAACCTCAGCCTGGAGCCGCACGAATTCCTCGCGTGGGGCTGGCGCTATCCGTTCTATGTCGCGTTCGCGATCAACGTGGTGGCGCTGTTCGCGCGGCTGCGCCTGGTGGTGACGCACGAATACACGCAACTGCTGGACGAGGACGAGCTCGAACCGATCAGCACCACCGAGATCGTCAGGAAGCAGGGCTACAACCTGCTGTTGGGCGCGTTCGCCGCGCTGGCGAGCTTTGCGCTGTTCCACCTGGTGACGGTGTTTCCGTTGTCGTGGGTCGCGCTCAATGGCTCGCAGCCGGTCACCGATGTGCTGGCGGTGCAGATCGCCGGCGCCTTCATCGGCATCCTCGGCACCATTGCCTCGGGCATGATCGCCGACCGCATCGGGCGGCGCACCACGCTGGCGCTGATGGCCATCCTGATCGGCATCTTCAGCCTGTTCGCGCCGTGGCTGATGGGCGGCGGCCCGGTGGCGCAGGACCTGTTCATCCTCGTCGGCTTCGGCCTGCTCGGCCTGTCCTACGGCCAGGCCGCCGGCGCCGTGACGTCGAACTTCGAGCGGCGCTTCCGCTACACCGGCGCGGCGCTGACCACCGACATGGCGTGGCTGTTCGGCGCCGGCTTCGCGCCGCTGGTGGCGCTGGGGCTGTCGGCGGAATTCGGCCTGGCCGCCGTGAGCGGCTACCTGCTGTCCGGCGCCGCATGCACGCTGCTGGCGCTGCGCATCAACCGGGCGCTGGGGACGCATGTCTGACGGGCGCGCCGCGCCCGCACGGGTATCGCGGTAAGGTCGCGGCAGCACCCCGGGGACAGGCACCGGCGCGCGCCGTCACGAGCGCTTTCGGCCGTGGCCGAAAGCGACCTGAGTACAATGACGGCCGCCCCAATCCTCCCGTTCCGGATGTGATCCGGAACCGAAGCCTATGAAAACGGAAACCACGGACGTCGTCATCATCGGCGCAGGGCCTGCGGGCTCGGTCGCTGCCGGCTTGCTGCGCAAGCACGGGATTCCGGTGCTGGTGATCGAGAAAGAAACCTTCCCTCGCTTCTCCATCGGCGAAAGCCTGCTGCCGCAAAGCATGGCGTATATCGAGGAAGCCGGCATGCTGCGCGCGGTGGTGGAGGCCGGCTTCCAGTACAAGAACGGCGCCGCGTTCGCGCGCGGCACGCAGCGCACCGCCTTCGACTTCCGCCAGAAGTACTCGCCCGGCTGGGGCACCACCTACCAGGTGCAGCGCGCGCAGTTCGACCACGTGCTGATCCGCGAGGCCGAGCGCCAGGGCGCCGAGGTGCGTTTCTCGCATGTGGTGGAAAACGTCGACGTCAGCGGCGCGCAGCCGCAGGTCACCGTGCGCGCGCCGGACGGCAGCCACTACACCGTGCGCGCGAAGTTCCTGCTCGACGCCTCCGGCTTCGGCCGCATCCTGCCGCGGCTGCTGCAGCTGGAAACGCCGTCGGGCTTTCCGGTGCGCAGCGCGATCTTCACGCACGTGCAGGACCGCATCCCGACCGGCGCGTTCGACCGCAACAAGATCCTGATCAGCGTGCATCCGCGGCACCAGGACGTCTGGTACTGGACCATCCCGTTCTCGGACGGGCGCTGCTCGCAGGGCGTGGTGGCCGAGAAAGCGTTCCTGGACCGCTACACCGGCACCGAAACCGAACGGCTGCAGGCGCTGGTGGCCGAAGAGCCAGGCCTGGCCGCGCTGCTGGCCGACGCGCAATGGGACACGCCGGCGCGCCAGATCGCGGGCTACTCGGCCAATGTGAAGTCGCTGTGGGGCAACGGCTACGCGCTGCTCGGCAACGCCGGCGAGTTCCTCGACCCGGTGTTCTCGTCCGGCGTCACCATCGCCTTCAAGTCGGCCAGCCTGGCGGCGCAATGCCTGGTGCGCCAGCTGCGCGGCGAGACCGTGGACTGGGAGCAGGACTTCGCGCGTCCGCTCAAGGCCGGCGTGGACTGCTTCCGCGTGTTTGTCGAGGCCTGGTATGAAGGGCGTTTCCAGAAGCTGATCTTCCACCCCAACGCCACCTCGGAAATCCGCGACATGATCTCGGCGATCCTGGCCGGCTATGCGTGGGACCGCGACAACCCCTTCGTCAAGGAACCGCGGCGCCGGCTGGCGGTGCTCGAAGAATTCTGCAGCGTCTGATGCCCCGCGCCAGCGCTTGCGCGCGCGGGGATCGCGCCCATGTCACCGTATGCCAGCCTGCGCACGCGCAGGCGTTTCTGCCAGGATCACAGCCATGAGCCATCCCACCGTGCTAGTCACGGGTTCGTCGCGCGGCATCGGCCGCGCCATTGCGCTGCGGCTGGCCCGCGACGGCTATGACGTGGTGGTGCACTGCCGCGCGCGCCGCGACGAGGCCGACTCGGTTGCCGACGCGGTGCGCGCGTGCGGGCGCAAGGCGCGCGTGCTGTGCTTCGACGTGGCGCGCCGCGAAGACGCCGCCAACGCGCTGCTGAGCGATATCGCCGCGCATGGCTGCTACTACGGCGTGGTCTGCAACGCCGGCCTGGCGCGCGACGCCGCCTTCCCGGCCATGACCGGCGCCGAATGGGACGAGGTGGTGCACACCAACCTCGACGCCTTCTACAACGTGCTCAACCCGGTGGTGATGCCGATGGTGCAGCGCCGCCAGCCGGGCCGCATCGTCACGCTGTCGTCGGTGTCGGGGCTGGTGGGCAACCGCGGCCAGGCCAACTACAGCGCGGCCAAGGCCGGCATCATCGGCGCCACCAAGGCGCTGGCGATCGAACTGGCCAAGCGCGCGATCACCGTCAACTGCGTCGCGCCGGGCCTGATCGACACCGACATGGTCGCGCCGCACGTGCGCGACGAAGCGCTGCGCATGATCCCGGCGCGGCGCATGGGCACGCCCGAGGAAGTCGCCGCCACGGTTGCCTTCCTGCTGTCGCCGGATGCGGGCTATATCACGCGGCAGGTGATTTCGGTCAACGGCGGCATGTTCGGCTGAGTTGCCGCCGGCGTTCCGTCAGGGCGCATCGAAGCCGGGCAGCGCCGCGATGCCGGCCGCCAGGAAGTCCATCAGCACCCGCACCCGCGCCGGCTGGTAGCGCCGCGTCGGACTGACCAGGAAGGCCTCCTGCGCCGGGCCGCTCCAGCGCGGCAGCACCCGCCGCAGCGCGCCGCTGTCGAGCAGGTCCTGCACCAGCCACGCCGGCGTCATGCCAAAGCCGGCACCGGCAACAAAGCTCTCGCGCATCGCCAGCGAGTTGTTGACGCGATAGCGGCACGGCGCGCTCACCAGCGCCTGCCCGCCGGGGCCGTCCAGCACGATGTCGTCGCCCGCGGCGAGCCAGCTGAAGCGCAGGATCTGGTGGCGCGCCAGGTCGGCCGGCTGCCGGATTCTCGGATGCCGCGCCAGGTAGTCCGGCGCTGCCACCAGCAGGCGCTGCGACACCGCGATACGGCGCGCCACCACATGCGGCGGCAGCGTGGCGCCTAGGCGCACCGCCACGTCGACACCGGCCTCGACCAGGTCGACGAAGCGGTCGTCGAACAGCAGTTCCACCTCGACCTCCGGATAGCGCTGCTGGAACGCCAGCACCAGCGCATTGAGCCGCAGCACGCCGAAGCTGGCGGGCGCGCTGACGCGCACGCGGCCCGCGGGCTGGTCGCTGGTGCCGCGCGCCTCGCCGACGGCCTCGCCGTATTCGTCCAGCACGCGCCGCGCGCGCGCGTAGAAGCGCCGTCCGGCCTCGGTCGGCGCCAGGCTGGTGGTGCTGCGCGCCAGCAGGCGCACGCCCAGGTCGCGCTCCAATGCGGCGACGATCTTGCTGACAGTCGGCTGCGTCGACTGCTGCTCGCGCGCCACCGCCGACAGGCTGCCCAGCTCCACCGCGCGCACGAAGACCTGCATTGCCCGGATGGTGTCCATGCCGCTCCTTGTTCGTCATCATTCCGGATTGGAATGAGCAATATGCCATTTTGCCTGCTACCTGGCATGAGTGGAATGGCCTAATTTTGGCGCCATGCCGGCACCGTTGCCGGTCCACCCACCAGGACCGACCCATGTTTTCCGATCTTCGTTTCCTGCGCCGCGCCGCGGCGCTGACCCTCGCCACCGCCATCGCCAGCAGCGCAGCGCTCGCCAGCCCGTTGCAGGCGCGCGGCTGGCTGACCAGCTGGATGGCGAGCCAGCAGCCCGTATGGCAGCCCGACGCCCTGCCGCTGCCGACCGGCGTGCCTGCCGTGCTGGCGGACCAGACGGTGCGCCAGGTGGTGCGGCTGAGCGTGGGTGCGGGGCGCGTGCGCGTGGTGCTGTCGAACCCTTACGGGCGGGAGCCGGTCGTGGTCGGCGCCGCGCAGCTCGCACCGCATGCCGGCGGCGGCCGCATCGACCGCGCCGGCAGCCGCGCCGTGACCTTCGGCGGCAGCGCAATGGTGACCATCCCGGCGGGCCAGTCCGTGGCCAGCGATGCGATCGCGCTCGAGACGCCGGCGCTGGGCGAACTCGCGCTCAGCCTCTACCTGCCGCAGCGCACCGCGATCGAATCGTTCCATTGGGATGGCCGCCAGACCGCATGGCTGGCGGCGGGCAACGCGACCGCGCAAGCCATGCTGCCTGCGCCGCAGACGTTCAGCGCGCGCGTGCTGCTGAGCGAGGTGCAGGTCGAAGCGCCGGCGGCCGCGGGCGCCGTGGTCGCGATCGGCGATTCGATCACCGAAGGCAACGGCTCCACCCCCGACACCAACCGGCGCTGGCCGGACCTGCTGGCGCAGCGTCTGGCCGCCGACGGCGTGGCCGTGCTCAACGCCGGCATTTCCGGCGGCCGGCTGCTGCGCGACGGCATGGGCGTGTCCGCGCTGGCGCGGCTGGACCGCGACGTGCTGAGCCAGCCGCAGGTGCGCACCGTGATCGCGGCCATCGGCATCAACGATGTCGCGTGGCCGGGCTCGACCTTCGCGCCGCACGACGCCGTGCCGCAGGCCGGCGAACTGATCGCGGGCTACCGCCGCCTGATCGCGGCGGCGCATGCGCGCGGCGTGCGCGTGATCGGCGCCACCATCACGCCGTTTGCCGGGGCGCTGCGCGATACGCCGATCCGCGGCTATGACAGCCCGGGCAAGGAAGCCGTGCGGCTGGCCGTCAACGACTGGATCCGCCATGGCGGCGCGTTCGATGCGGTGGTGGATTTCGACGCGGCGGTGCGCGACCCCGCGCGCCCGCAGGCGCTGCTGCCGGCATTCGACAGCGGCGACCACCTGCATCCGGGCGATGCCGGCTATCGCGCCATGGCGGCGCAGTTCGACCTGGCTCTGCCCGGCCTTGCCGCTCAGTCCCGGTCCGGCGCACCCGGTGGGAACAGCGGGCGATAGGGCCGCGCCTCGTCCACCGCGCGCGCGAACGACGGCCGTGCCAGCAGCCGGTTGCGATAGGCGCGCACGTTGCCGCATGCCGGCGGGATCGGCTGCACCCAGTCCGCATAGAACAGCGACGGCGCGGCGGCGCAGTCCGCCAGCGTGAAGGCATCGCCCGCGGCCCATTGCCGTGCCGCCAGTTCGGTCTCCAGCCACGCATAGGCCGAGTCCAGCAGCTTGCGGTGCTCGGCCACGCCGTACGGGTCGCGGTTCGCCGCGGGACGCAGGTAGTCGGCCACGATGCGCTGCATCGGCGTCATCACGTACTGGTCGAAGAAGCGGTCGAGCAGGCGCACCTTCAGCGCCGCGTCGGGCGACTCCGGCAGCCAGCGCACCGGGCCGCGGTGATGCTGGTCCAGGTATTCGACGATGATGCTGGACTCGAACACCGCGCGGCCGTCGTCGACCAGCATCGGCATGCGCCGCAGCGGCCAGCGCCTGCCGAGTTCGTCCATGTGCTGCGCATGGTCGGGCGACAGCATGCGGAATTCGAAGGGGGTCGCGTTCTCGTACAACGCCACGAGGACCTTCTGGCAATAGGACGAAAACGGGTGGGCGTACAGCTCCATCGTGCTCTCCGGTGGGATCTTCGGTGGTGGTCGGCGCGCGACTACTGCTGCGCCGCGAAGCGATCGGTCGCGGCGATCAGCTGGTCCATGATGCCCGGCTCGGTCCACGCATGGCCGGCGCCTTCGATCAGGTGGAAATCGGCCTGCGGCCAGGCCTGGTGCAGCGCATAGGCATAGCGCACCGGGCACGGCATGTCATAGCGGCCGTGCACGATCACGCCGGGGATATCGGCCAGCTTGTGCGCGTCGCGCAGCAGCTGCCCCTCTTCCAGCCAGCAGCGATGCGTGAAGTAATGGTTTTCCAGCCGGGCGAAAGCCAGCGCGAAGTGCCCGTCGTCATGCCTGGCGCTATTGCTCGCGTCCGGCAGCAAGGTGATGGTCTCGCCTTCCCACACGCTCCACGCGCGTGCTGCCTCGACCTGCTTGTCCTGGTCGGGGCCGGTCAGCAGCTTGCGGTACGCCGCCATCATGTTGCCGCGCTCGGCCTCCGGCACCGGCGCCTGGAAGCGCGCCCATTTGTCCGGGAACATCTCGGACACGCCGTACTGGTAGTACCAGTCCAGCTCCGCCTGCGACACCGTGTAGATGCCGCGCAGCACCAGCTCGCTCACGCGCCGCGGGTGCTTCTGCGCATAGGCCAGCGCCAGCGTCGAGCCCCACGATCCGCCGAACACCAGCCAGCGCTCCATCCCGGCCAGCACGCGCAGCCGCTCGATATCGTCGACCAGGTGCCAGGTGGTGTTGGCCTCCAGCCCCGCATGCGGGGTCGAGCGCCCGCAGCCGCGCTGGTCGAACAGCAGCACGTCATAGCGCGCCGGGTCGAACAGCCGCCGATGGTCGGCCGAAATCCCGCCGCCGGGCCCGCCATGCAGGAACACCGCCGGCTTGGCGCCGGGCGTGCCCACGCGCTCGTAGTAGACGACGTGCCCGTCGCCGACATCCAGCGTGCCGGTTTGATAGGGCTCGATTACGGGGTAGAGGGTGCGCAGGGCGGGCATCGGTGGGTCTCCGGAGAACGGGGGTCATAGTGTACGGCGGAGGGATCTCGCAGCGCACGCAGCCCGCCGCTAGACGCGGTCGATCCGGCTGCTTGAAGGCCCTGGCGTCGAAGGCGACGCGCATGCCAGCCAGGCTGTCAATCAGAAGCCACGGCGAGAAACCGGTGGGGGATGTGTTCAATCGATGCTCCCGCGCGACAGGTCGATATTGACCAGTGGTTCAACGTTGCGTCACGGTACCGCAGGCAGGCCCTAAGCGGCGAACGCGGCCTTCACCCAATCCCGCAACAACCGCGTAGCCGGACGCTCCGCCGCCCGCTCGCTGTACACCAGGTCATAGCGAAAACTCTCCAGCGCCAGGTCAAAAGGCTGCACCAACGCGCCCGACGCCAGTTCTTCCGCCACCAGCGTCAGGCTGAGCAGGCCCACGCCCTGCCCGGCGATGGTGGCCTGCACCGCGTGGATCTCGTCGGTGAAGCGCAGGCCCGCCTGCGGATCGGCGATTTCCACGCCGGCCTGCGCCAGCCAATGGCGCCAGACCGGCGCGCGCTCGTCGTCGCGCGCGGCGGTGCTCCATTCGAAGTGGACCAGCGTGGCGTGCTTCAGGTCCTGCGCGGTGGCCGGTTTCAGCGCGGGACTGCAGACCGGCGCAAAGCGGTCGCGAAACAGCGGTTCGACCACCAGGCCCGGATAGCTGCCGCTGCCGTAGCGGATCGCCGCGTCGGCATCCTGGTCCAGGTCGACGATCTGGTCCGAGGCGTCGAGGCGCAGCGTCCAGTCCGGATGCGCGGCCCGGAACCGGCCGGCAAGCGGCGCGAGCCGCCTGGCCATGAACGCCACCGTCGAAGTCAGCGTTGCCACGTGCGGGCGGCCGCTGCGCTGCACCGCCAGCACGGCGCGCTCCATGCCGTCGAGGCCGTCCCGCACTGCCGGAAACAGCTGGTGCCCGGCCGCGGTCAGCCGCACCTTGCGGGTCTGGCGCTCGAACAGCTTCACGCCCAGGCTCTCTTCCAGCAAGCGGATCTGGTGGCTGATCGCCGTCGGCGTGACGTGCAGTTCGTCGGCGGCGTGCTTGAAGCTGGCGCGGCGGGCGGCGGCTTCAAAGGCGCGCAGGGCGCCGAGGGCCGGCAGTTTGCGCAAGGCGTCTCCATGGATAAGTTTGGCTCATGTATCGGCTGAGAAGCGGCCATTTGTCGCGGCCGATGGCAGCTTCGATACTCCGAATATCGACAGGCAAGCAGACGGCGAGCCAGTCGATCAGATGAATTCTACTAAACCATTCACCGGAGTCCGCAATGCACCTGGAACAAGTCCACACCCAGCCCGATCCCTATGCACCCTACCTGCTGTCCCAGGCCATCCGCGCCGGCGGCCTGCTGTTCGTTTCCGGGCAGGCCGGGGTAGGCGACGATGGCGCCATCGTCGGCCGCGGCGACTTCGACGCGCAGGCCGAACAGGCGTTCAGCAATCTCAGGCGTGCGCTGCAGGGGGGCGGTTCGGGGCTGGACCGGGTGGCCAAGGTGACGATCTTTTTGACGTCGA
Proteins encoded in this region:
- the cyoB gene encoding cytochrome o ubiquinol oxidase subunit I; this translates as MSERSELATQLFGRLSWEAIPLHEPILIATFAVVALGGLALAGGVTYYGKWGYLWREWFTSIDHKRIGIMYMILGIVMLLRGFADAVMMRIQQAIAFGDNLGYLPPHHYDQIFTAHGVIMIFFVAMPLVTGLMNFVVPLQIGARDVAFPFLNNFSFWMTVGGAVLVMMSLFVGEFARTGWLAYPPLSGILQSPDVGVDYYLWSLQVAGVGTLLSGINLLVTIVKMRAPGMTLMRMPIFTWTALCTNVLIIAAFPVLTAALAMLAVDRYLGMNFFTSDLGGSAMMYVNLIWIWGHPEVYILILPVFGVFSEVVATFCRKRLFGYASMVYATVVITVLSYLVWLHHFFTMGSGASVNSFFGITTMIISIPTGAKLFNWLFTMYHGRIRFEVPMLWTVGFMVTFVIGGMTGVLLAVPPADFSLHNSLFLVAHFHNVIIGGVLFGLMAGITYWFPKAFGYQLDPFWGKCSFWFWLVGFYVAFMPLYVLGLMGVTRRVSHFEDHSLQIWFQLAGVGALLIALGIGCFLVQLVVSYLRRESLRDVTGDPWDGRTLEWSTSSPPPPYNFAFTPVVHDNDAWWQMKAHGYQRPAQGFIPIHMPKNTGAGIILAGLSTLCGFALIWHIWWLAALAFAATLVTAIGHTFNYQRDFYIPADDVHRTEAERNALLASHG
- the cyoA gene encoding ubiquinol oxidase subunit II gives rise to the protein MSMHRPIRWLLLPVLLLLGGCSAVLLSPAGDLAVRQRDLIIISTGLMLLIIVPVIVLTLVFAWRYRAANADAHYNPDWDHSTVLELLIWSAPLLIIIALGAITWVSTHKLDPYQPLTRLDESRPLPPGTQPLTVEVVALDWKWLFVYPEQGIATVNELAAPVDRPIRFKITASTVMNSFFIPALAGQVYAMPGMETRLHAVINRPGVYEGFSANYSGAGFSHMRFRFHGLSEDEFGRWVQTVRAGGAPLSRAVYTQLAQPSEREPVRRYGSVDANLFDAIVNRCVQAGQVCQKDLMARDAQRATGLGAAVCTASNTLGEPLFEAGAAGAGKLLR
- a CDS encoding MFS transporter, with the translated sequence MTTATHQHRASPTAPPAPGAAHVAPAEIATGVVIGRASEYFDFFVYGIASVLVFPAVYFPFADRLDGLLYAFAIFALAFIGRPFGTTLFMRIQRRWGRGVKLTASLFLLGTATVGIAFLPGYASLGHTAIILLAVFRTLQGVAFGGSWDGLPSLLALNAPAQRRGWYAMLGQLGAPTGFIVAGSLFLFLNLSLEPHEFLAWGWRYPFYVAFAINVVALFARLRLVVTHEYTQLLDEDELEPISTTEIVRKQGYNLLLGAFAALASFALFHLVTVFPLSWVALNGSQPVTDVLAVQIAGAFIGILGTIASGMIADRIGRRTTLALMAILIGIFSLFAPWLMGGGPVAQDLFILVGFGLLGLSYGQAAGAVTSNFERRFRYTGAALTTDMAWLFGAGFAPLVALGLSAEFGLAAVSGYLLSGAACTLLALRINRALGTHV
- a CDS encoding NAD(P)/FAD-dependent oxidoreductase — protein: MKTETTDVVIIGAGPAGSVAAGLLRKHGIPVLVIEKETFPRFSIGESLLPQSMAYIEEAGMLRAVVEAGFQYKNGAAFARGTQRTAFDFRQKYSPGWGTTYQVQRAQFDHVLIREAERQGAEVRFSHVVENVDVSGAQPQVTVRAPDGSHYTVRAKFLLDASGFGRILPRLLQLETPSGFPVRSAIFTHVQDRIPTGAFDRNKILISVHPRHQDVWYWTIPFSDGRCSQGVVAEKAFLDRYTGTETERLQALVAEEPGLAALLADAQWDTPARQIAGYSANVKSLWGNGYALLGNAGEFLDPVFSSGVTIAFKSASLAAQCLVRQLRGETVDWEQDFARPLKAGVDCFRVFVEAWYEGRFQKLIFHPNATSEIRDMISAILAGYAWDRDNPFVKEPRRRLAVLEEFCSV
- the fabG gene encoding 3-oxoacyl-ACP reductase FabG, whose product is MSHPTVLVTGSSRGIGRAIALRLARDGYDVVVHCRARRDEADSVADAVRACGRKARVLCFDVARREDAANALLSDIAAHGCYYGVVCNAGLARDAAFPAMTGAEWDEVVHTNLDAFYNVLNPVVMPMVQRRQPGRIVTLSSVSGLVGNRGQANYSAAKAGIIGATKALAIELAKRAITVNCVAPGLIDTDMVAPHVRDEALRMIPARRMGTPEEVAATVAFLLSPDAGYITRQVISVNGGMFG
- a CDS encoding LysR family transcriptional regulator — its product is MDTIRAMQVFVRAVELGSLSAVAREQQSTQPTVSKIVAALERDLGVRLLARSTTSLAPTEAGRRFYARARRVLDEYGEAVGEARGTSDQPAGRVRVSAPASFGVLRLNALVLAFQQRYPEVEVELLFDDRFVDLVEAGVDVAVRLGATLPPHVVARRIAVSQRLLVAAPDYLARHPRIRQPADLARHQILRFSWLAAGDDIVLDGPGGQALVSAPCRYRVNNSLAMRESFVAGAGFGMTPAWLVQDLLDSGALRRVLPRWSGPAQEAFLVSPTRRYQPARVRVLMDFLAAGIAALPGFDAP
- a CDS encoding SGNH/GDSL hydrolase family protein; its protein translation is MFSDLRFLRRAAALTLATAIASSAALASPLQARGWLTSWMASQQPVWQPDALPLPTGVPAVLADQTVRQVVRLSVGAGRVRVVLSNPYGREPVVVGAAQLAPHAGGGRIDRAGSRAVTFGGSAMVTIPAGQSVASDAIALETPALGELALSLYLPQRTAIESFHWDGRQTAWLAAGNATAQAMLPAPQTFSARVLLSEVQVEAPAAAGAVVAIGDSITEGNGSTPDTNRRWPDLLAQRLAADGVAVLNAGISGGRLLRDGMGVSALARLDRDVLSQPQVRTVIAAIGINDVAWPGSTFAPHDAVPQAGELIAGYRRLIAAAHARGVRVIGATITPFAGALRDTPIRGYDSPGKEAVRLAVNDWIRHGGAFDAVVDFDAAVRDPARPQALLPAFDSGDHLHPGDAGYRAMAAQFDLALPGLAAQSRSGAPGGNSGR
- a CDS encoding glutathione S-transferase family protein, with the translated sequence MELYAHPFSSYCQKVLVALYENATPFEFRMLSPDHAQHMDELGRRWPLRRMPMLVDDGRAVFESSIIVEYLDQHHRGPVRWLPESPDAALKVRLLDRFFDQYVMTPMQRIVADYLRPAANRDPYGVAEHRKLLDSAYAWLETELAARQWAAGDAFTLADCAAAPSLFYADWVQPIPPACGNVRAYRNRLLARPSFARAVDEARPYRPLFPPGAPDRD
- the pip gene encoding prolyl aminopeptidase is translated as MPALRTLYPVIEPYQTGTLDVGDGHVVYYERVGTPGAKPAVFLHGGPGGGISADHRRLFDPARYDVLLFDQRGCGRSTPHAGLEANTTWHLVDDIERLRVLAGMERWLVFGGSWGSTLALAYAQKHPRRVSELVLRGIYTVSQAELDWYYQYGVSEMFPDKWARFQAPVPEAERGNMMAAYRKLLTGPDQDKQVEAARAWSVWEGETITLLPDASNSARHDDGHFALAFARLENHYFTHRCWLEEGQLLRDAHKLADIPGVIVHGRYDMPCPVRYAYALHQAWPQADFHLIEGAGHAWTEPGIMDQLIAATDRFAAQQ